CGGAAAATGTAAAAGGAGGAGAGAATGGGACATCAGGTCTCGGTTTTTGCCGAAAATAAACCGGGTCGACTCGAGAAAATCACCCGAGTACTGGCCCAGGAAGAGATCAACATTCGGGCCATAACCATTTCCAGCGCCAATGGGTTTGGCGTCATCAAAATCCTGGTCGACAAACCTCAGAAAGCGTACGACGCATTGCGAGCTCAAGGAATTCCCACCTATCTTCAGGAAGTAATCGCTGTAGTAATAGAAGACAAACCCGGAAGCCTCCACCAAATCGCTCAGATTCTCACCGAAAACGGGGTCAATATCGAAGATGCGTATGGGTTTGTGGTCAAAAGCGGCGAAAAGGCGGTTCTCGTCATTCAGGTGGAAAATCAGCCCCGTGCCCAGAGCGTGCTGGAAAGAAATGGTTTCGAACTCTTAAGTGATGAAGCGATTTACCAGTCTTAATTGATTCCAAGGAGGGAAAGAAAATGAGTACACTCATCTGCTTTTTTTCGCAAACTGGCAAAACCAGGGCAGTAGCCGAAGGTATCGCCGAAGCATTGCAGGCGACCATCTCTGAAATTACGCTGACCTCGAAAGGAAAGGCAATCCGTCCCTTAGGGATAAAATGGACTGACCAGGACCTTCCAGAAATTTCATGCCCAGTCAAAGATTTAACCCCGTTTCAAGAAATTTTTCTGGGTGGACCGGTATGGGCTTTCAACGTCAGCCCGCCCGTAGTGAGTTTCATAAACCAGGCCTCATCCTGGAAAGGGAAAAAGGTGACACTTTTTGTCACTGAATTCGGCATGGCTGGCAGAAGAGCTCTCCGGACACTCCGCACTCTTCTTGAAAAAAAGGGTGCTCGGGTTGTAGCAGGCAAAATTTTCACTTCTCCTTTTAAGTCACCACAGCGTCTCAAAGAACAGGGAAAAAAGTGGGTCCGAAGTACCAAGAAATAGCGGGAAACTTCCCGCTATTTCTT
This window of the Atribacterota bacterium genome carries:
- a CDS encoding ACT domain-containing protein produces the protein MGHQVSVFAENKPGRLEKITRVLAQEEINIRAITISSANGFGVIKILVDKPQKAYDALRAQGIPTYLQEVIAVVIEDKPGSLHQIAQILTENGVNIEDAYGFVVKSGEKAVLVIQVENQPRAQSVLERNGFELLSDEAIYQS